GCCTCCCCCCGCCCAATCCCAACTCCAGGCACTCAGTCCAGGCTGCTCCCCTAGACCCGCCTGCTGATTTACTTTGCTCTCTTGTTCATCCTGGCTTCTTCAAATGCTCTTTTCTTGGTAATTCAGACTGCAAATTTCAGGCTAAAACACACTGAATGTGAATGCTAAGTAAGTAAAACCCAGCCAACCTGAACTTCACCCTCTCTCTGCCTGTAAGAGAAATGAATCAGGACGCCCCTACAGTCAAAACCACAGATGGTCTGCACTTCCTTAAGTGGGTCGCACACTTGGGCCTCTGGGGCTTGGCTCTGAAATGCCCTTCATTTCCCCCTTTCTGCATGTCAAAGTCCTCATCAACCTCCAAGGCCCACAGGAAGCCAGCTCTGTGATGAAGCCCTCGGAGGTAGAAGACGAATGGCCTGTTTTTTCTCTGCTCCCCTGGCACGCCAGGTGTTTTTCTCCCTAGAATTCTGGGCGTTCCGCCTGGTGACCTAGTTAAGTGTCTACTAGTTTGTGTTTCTCAACAAGCTCTTAGAAACCAGGGATTATACTTCATTCATCTGAATGTCCTTCCTGGGCCCAGGAGACAGGTCCAAGCATGCCATGCTGACCGGAGCATCCTCCAAGACGGTGGATGCGGAGCGGGGTTTGATGGAGGTGACAGGTGTAGTGCACAGAGTCGGAAGAGGAACTGTGAGTTAGACTGACCTGAACGCCAGGTCAGGAGTTAAGAGTTTCACCCTATGGAAAAGGGagaaatggtatttaaaaaaaaaaaaaaaaagtggctacaTTTGTAAAAGCTGGCTCTGAAACCATCTTGTGTTCAGATCCCAGATCTGGGCAACCTTGGGCTGGCGGTTCACCTTTGAGCCCATTCTTCTCTGTGTCAGGCAGACGCCAAGTGTTCCTATCTTGAAGACACGGTGAGAGTTCACCAAGTTAGCGCAGGGAAAGTGCAGATGAGAGCACCCCGGACATAAATGTGAGCTCCTGCTAGCGAGCCACTGTGTGAGCCGCTGTTCTCTGACCAGGAGGGCGCCCTCCTCCCCGCTTCTGCCATGCgagagaaaggaagacagaagCCGCTTTCACTGCACAAGCATCTTCCCCCTACCACGTTCTGGATGTCTGAACCCGCCCTGGATTCTTTAGGATGTGTGATCCTAAAGGGCCTTTCAAGGTGAAAGGAGGCATCCACGGCGCTGGGTTACCACACCTGGCCTGTGAGAAGGGCAGGTCAGGAAGAAGGAATGGTCACTCGGGAGGCCCTCAGGCAAACTTGCCTCTGGGCTCTATGAGTTCTTGGGTGAAGACCTCCACCTCGTGGAGCCTACTCTGCTGTTCACGGACGGTGGATGAGCGCCCCACCTACAGGTGGTTGCCATGATTCTTGAATGTGACAGCTCATGCAACGTGTCTATCTGAGCTTGGCACATGGCGGGTGCAAAATAAACGATAAAGCAAATACTACTCCCACGACACCTGAACACCTAGCAGCTCAgctaaaaatgaaagaggaagggAGTCCTGGAAGCAGTCAGCTTTTACTGATCACGAGTAGAAGTTGGTCGTGGTATTTGGCTTTTAataagaatcatctgagaggtgTGGCGACCATAAGTTTTGCATAGACAAAAGCAAACATGAAAGGATGCTGGCCCGGCAGAGATGTTTACAGAGCAGGAGGTCCACGAGGCTTTCCTGCCGTGAACCCCCGAGGATCGCACGGCAGCACAGAAGCGCGCCCTCCGAAAACGTGCCCCGGGTCACTGCACCAGCACAGGGGTCGAAGCCAGCAGTCCCCTCTGCGAGTGACTGAAAAGGGTCTGGGGCCCTGCAAGGCTCCTGGTACCTTCAGGACCCCATGGTGGGAGTAACGTGGCCAATTTACATCCCACCACGTTCTTCCTAAACGCGCAGAATCTGAGAAAGCATGCACTCAGGGGTGTGAACAGACTTGTTTTATGAGTTACTTGTATTTATTATCCCAGTGcttttgggcaaattatttaataaCTTCATAATGATTCAATTCTATTATTATTCAAATTTGCCATTATTGAATTTAATAattttggagcctcagtttctgtaTCTACGAAGTGAAAGTGTCAATtgtttagtcatatccaactcgttgcaaccccatagactgtagcccgccaggctcctctgtccatgggattctccaggcaaggatactggaatgggtggccattcccttctccaggggatctctgtgacccaaggatagaatctgggtctcctgaattataggcagattctttaccatctgagccaataattttggagcctcagtttttgcatctataaaatggggattaaaATGCCTCTTACAGGATTATCattaggaccaaaaaaaaaaaaaaaaatcatgcctgTGACTGGCTGTGACCTTGAGCTCATGACTTGACCCCAAGGTCCTTGGCTTCTTCATTTCCCAAACGGGTACACAGTACTAACAGCCAGAGCAGTTCAGGACTCCCTGAACTGACAGCTGCCAGGTTCACTCAGCATGGGGCTGAGGCTACGTGCTCAGAAGTGCCAGTTCTCTTCTTTGCCAAAATGTATGTCTCATCCTAAGCATTAACCTTTGTAAGGAAGGCGCCCTCTACCGCTGCTGGTTTCTTTCGCCTTTGTGTCTGACTTGGTGTCCCTCGCCTCCTAACCTGTGAGGTCGTTTCAGTTTCCAGCCCGTGACAGGTAATTATTTCAGGTTCACATCCAGTTAAGCTCCCTGTAACCTCAGGGTCCGATCTCACATTCCTCAGTGCGCGCCAGCGTGGGTGGACATCTGAGTCTACGGTGAAAGTCACGCGGACGCAAAGCATTACTGACAGTCGCTCTCTGACTTGATTCTTCAGCTACAATTCCCCTTTGTTCTTTAGCAAGGACACCCCAAGAGCTCTATCAATGTGATGGAGACAGAGCCCAGCAGAGGGGTGCTGTGCTTCCTAAACCCTGGTGATGGGCGGTCTTGAAGCCGGCGTGGCTGCATCCAGGCAGACACTTCATCTCCCGTACAACATGAGACCCACTGGGCTCTGCATCCTCAGTAGGGCCACAGAGAATCTCCTGCATCTGTGAGAACATCTGAGCACTGCAGGCTCGAGGGTATCTCACGATGACATGGGCTAGGGGAAGGCTTTGAAGAGGTAGAGCCTCTATCTTAAAGCTCCTAGAGAGATGGGGGACCCTGGAAGCTCAAGTAGGAGCTATTAAcaggaggataaaaggaaaggatttatttaattttcatcctCTTTGTGCTTGAGTATCTAGGGTAGAGAAGAGAGaagtttcttttttgtctttgtcCATTTTCTTCTCGATTTTGCCTTTTACCTTTTTGTTTTTCGCCTATTTCTGTGTCTTTCATCCTTTTTGGTCAGTCTTCGCTTCTTCCCCTCCTTTCCTGTCTACCTAATTCCCTCCTCTCTTAGTCTTTTTTCCagccttcctcccttctctctcctttcctttctgtcttcttcccttatttcctttctctctcttccttcctacAGAGGCATGAGCCCCACCGGTGTATATGGACTCCCGTTCTGTGTGCTGTGGGGGACGCAGCAGTGCACGTAGCCCCCCAGCACACAGGAGGCTGCCCCCGAAGCTGATGGCCCGGCATCTTGGCGGGAAACCCCTGAGTGTGGGGTCTCCCTCACATGGGCACTCTGCCAGCTGTTCTCACGTGTCAGCTCCATCCTCTCATCCAACAGGAGAGGATTCAGGTTCAGAGAGGGTCCAGGTGATGCGCTATCTGGGCGGAGCTGAAACCCTACCCCAAGTCTGGCGGATTCTGGGTCCTAAAGTCTACTCTTGCCTTGTGTCAAGCTAAGCACAGTGTGCATTCGGGGCATATTGAGATGTCTTCAACAGCTGCGCACATGGTTCTCAGCCCCTCACAaatctcagcctcagtttcccctcatGAATATCCAGGGCCCCGCAGCACGCACTGGCCGGGGCATCTCAGAGCCGCTGACCGGTTCTCTGCTTTCTCCTCAGAGGTGGCCGACGGCCTCTGCTGTGTGCTGACCACGCCCTGCCTCACTCAGACGGCAGCAGCCCCAGCAGTGAGAGACTCCGACTCACCTGTCACCCTGCGCCAGAAGACCTTTGACTGGAGGAGGGcgataaggtgtgtgtgtgtgtgtgtgtgtgtgtgtgtgtcctccatGAATGTATAAGCCCCAAACCAATACGTGAGCCCAGCACATAAAAACTGGCCTGTTCCTTCCAGCCTTGCCACCCCCTTTCTCTGAGCAGGTGCAGACCCCAGGAATCCCAATGTCCCTGGGAGACCGACCTGTCTCAGCTCCCACACCCTGGGTGGCGTGGTCCCAGCAGCTCCCCGCCACGGCCTCAGTAACCCCAGTTCTGCACACATTCATTCAGCACTCCTTCAGTGTCAGTTGAATATTTTCTAGCTGAATGATACCACCTTGCGCTTTTCTAATTGTTAGTATCCTAGACAGCAACACACAGATCAATCTCGTGTAAATTTAATATTGTTGTAAACTCAATAGTGAAGCTTAAACCCACCAGCAAAATCCTAAAGTGACTTCATgctttaagggggaaaaaaaatcttcctttatTTGCTCTGATTGTCAGCTATTGCATTTAAGGGGTATATGTaagtggggcctggtgggttacctTACTAATTAAATAATGATCCAGACATCCCACTGgtaaattcaaagaaaatcagTGATCAGAATTGCCTAGGAAATAAAACAGCTGTTCCTTGTAAATTATCATGAAGGAAGATTCATTAAAATGTACAGCTGGAAGTTTTAGCCATCCAAGGAAACagtggctcagagaggtcaagtgattTCTCCAAAATTACACAGCCACAGATGGAAGAAGCAGAATTAGAACAAGTTCGATACGCATTAACCAGgctcttcatttgtttttcttccttttcttattctCTTGTGCTCATCCCGCTACATCCTCTGCTTGGCCCCTTTCTCTGTCCGCTGTCTACCCACTAACAGACAGCAAGAGGACTCGGAGGGGGCAGAGAGCCCGATCGCTGTGGATGAGTCCCTTTTCAGCTACGGCCTTCGGGAAAGCATCGCCTCATACTTGTCCCTGACAGGAGATGACAGCACCTCCTTCGACCGGAAGAAGAAAAGCGTGTCCCTGATGTACAGTGGGAGCAAAAGGAAGAGCTCTTTCTTCTCATCACCACCGTACTTTGAAGACTAGCCGGAGAACAGACACCATGGTGTTTGCCCAAAAGAACAGAGGTTATGACTGTCACCTGGCATCCTGCACAGAGGCACATGGTCCCTGGGGAAACTCGCGTCTTCCAGAAGCCAAGAGAAGCCACGTGGAGAACTGAACTCTTGTCTTCTGTATCCACATCACGACAAAGGGAACCCCTCCCTGGTGTCTGATCCAGCACACTGCAAAACATTGACTCCTGGCATCTTCGTGCAAGGGGGTCGGAAGAGccctgtgtgtgtgggtgtgtgtgggggtgtgtgtgggtgtgtgtgtgtgtgcacgctatATCTGTGCAAAAGACAAAGATGCTCTCTCACAAGAAAGTGCACTGGTGCTGATCTCCAGCACACTGCCCAGCTAGGCTCCCTCTGAGGCCACTAGAGAAAACTTCTGAATGAGAAAAGCCTGAGAAGAAAATGAGCCAGAAGTTACAGCCTGGCAGACAATCTGGGTTTGCAAATTGATCCCTTGCACTGAACTTTTGAAACCTATCTGTAAAGAGAGACCTCTGGGCTGCAGCTCCTCTCTTTCTAAGGGAGCTCAGTGACACTAAACGCTGACCTTATGACCTTCCTTATGAGTCCCCAGTTGGAAGATCCCTTTGGGTTCTAGCTCCAAAACTACGTGTGTAAAAGTCAGATGACTTCCCTACTTATGCAGAGACCAGGGGAAATGGGAGAGGAGGTGGCTGCCAATGGGAAAGCACAAGGGCAGGCCTGGGACGGAGCGCAATTTCGCAACATCACCAACCATGGCTCGCAGCACAGAAAGGGCTTTTCTGGGATGCTGAGGGTCTTGCCTATCTTAATGCACCTGTTATTCATTCGTGATTACCAGAAGAGGCACTGTGTTAAGTCCTGTGTAGGTATCAGGCCCAGCAGTATAGACAGGAGGAAAATATTTGTATAGACAAATATTGTGGAAGtagtgtgctgtgctaagtcgcttctgtcatgtctgactctttgtggccccatggactgttgcctgccaggcttctctgtccatgggatgctccaggcaagaatactggagtggattgccatgtcctcctgggACTGGGTGACCCAAGAGTTCATGTCTCAGCTGGATCCTTAAGTAGTAGAAGGGCTGGCTGGACTGGATAAGTAAAAATGGTTGGATATTTTGAAAAAAGGAACTTGATAAGTTCTAAAGAAATCATCCATCCAGTATCTTCTTCTAAAAAGAGTCTGTCAGCCACATGAATAAAAATGCTAAGCTCCAGAAAAGAGGGGAACCGGAGTGGCTTAATTCTGTcaaacagaattttaagagatgaGAGAGAAAACACCACAAATTTCTGGACAAGGAGAAGCGATTCTCTCCAGATCCTGTTAGGAAGGGGTTGCAGTTGCCTCTAGGACCTGTTTCCCCGCCGTTGCAAAGGGCTTCCAGGAGAGGAGGGGTGCTGCTGATAGGAAAAGCCTGTCTGTTCAGCATATGCCTTCCAGCCGTCTGAGATCACTGCCCTGGTGGTGTGTGCACATGCGTTTACACGATTTTCTGTATCATCGGATTCCAGAGTGTTTATCCAAGAGGACGTTTGTGGTTTCCTCAACACTCCCCACAGGCTATTTCTAAAGGGCCGGCCGATGTATGGGAAATGAATGTAACTCTGGGGACGCCAACTCCCACCTCCTCGCCAATGGCAGATGTGTGTACTGCGTCTTCTGTACTGTTTTCCGTTGTAACCAACGAATGGTTGGGACGTTTGGGGAGGACtcggcggggtggggtgggggcaggtttCAAATGGGAAGCATTACATTTTGCTAAATCATGTATTTATTCCTGATTAAAATAagcctaataaatatttaattctcggggactcccctggcagtccagtggttgagacttcgccttccaatgtagTGGGGGGGATGCGATCCCAGGTCAATGGGCTAAGGCCCCACAAGCCTCGcggccaaaacataaaacagaaatgtgttttaacaaactcaacaaagactttaaaagtggcccacatgaagaaatatttaattcttGGCATGCTGGGGAGAGGTTCCTGGGTGAGGCAGCTGGGTGGTTAGTTCAGAGGCTCTGTGGgttgagaatttttaaagaaacttgcaGCTGGAGAGAGAGGAGACCAGGGAACACAAGAGGAAGCCACACTGGTTAGTGTATTGGCGTCTCCTTGAGGTGCAGTCATAAGAAAACAGGGTTTCGTGACTTTTGAGGCTGTCTCATCCGACTTGGGGCTGGACATCCAAGATCCAGGGAGATAACAACTTCTTAGTGATTGTTACGAAAGTTTGGTCTCACCTAGACACTCCTGCATGTTACTTGTGATAACTCTGCAATTTGTTCTTCCAAGAATTCCTTCCACAGATATGTTTTTGTACACCAACTAGataccagacactgttctaggggCTGCGACCATTGCAGGGAAACCAGAAGAGGACCCTGCAAGCAAGCAGGGGGCAGGCGGTGTCCTTCCCAACCTAAGTCCCCAGGGGAGGCTCTCCTCTCCTTGCGTCCCCTCCCTTCTGCCTAAACTTCTAGACCCAGCCCCTCAGATGACAGCAAGACCCCAGGATGACAGAGAAACACATAGAAGGAATGTGGCCCCGTAGAAATCATGAGCTATCTGGACTCCCCACCTGGGAAAATGTtatgggaaagagaaaaaagaaactcacTTGGTATTTAAGCTGCTTTCATGATGGGTCTCCTTATTAAAGCAGTTGAGCATTTGCTTCAAAGTGCAGAgaaataaaagggcttcccagttagctcagtggtaaagaatccgcttgccaatgcaggagacttgaattctatccctgggtcaggaagatcccctagaataggaaatggcaacccactctagtattcttgcctggaaaatcccataggcagaagtacttggtaggttacagtccatggggttgcacagagtcagacatgactgaatgactgagcacacacactctcacacagaaATAAACCTGATTTGCAGATAGTGAGATAACTTTATAAAAATCCAATGGACCCAGCAGACAAAGTATTAGAGacgataagaaagctgagcagatgCAGAACCAACTTAGTTCCTAACACCCATGTTTACCGACTGGAGAGTAACACAGAAAACATGAAACCACTTAGGAAGGGTCTTGCCTCACAGCAAGTTTGCAAAGCTTTTATGGAGAAAAGTTCAAAACTCTATGAAAAGATAAGGCGACAAAAATACTATGGGCCTGGTTATAGGGTTAAGCTGATATAAGAACTAACATCCTAAAAACATATTTTGCCAAAATGATTTGAAAAAGTACATGAAACTACTGTCCAATTCCCAtcaggaatatttttttaaatcagtgaacTTATTCTGGCTTCCagggtagctcagtagtaaagaacccgcctgccagtacaggagacacagtttcaatccctgggtccggaagatcccctggataaggaaatggcaacccactccagtattcttgcctgggaaatcccatggacagaggagcctggcaggctacagtccgtggggtctcaaagagtcggatgtgacttagtgactgaacaaaaacaacattaAAACGTATCCCAACGTACATACAGAAGCATCAAAACCCATGAATAGACAGGCCAATTTTGCCTTAGAGAAGTAGCAGGGTGGGTGAGTGCTCCTGAGAGGTTCATGTGGAAACAGGAGAAAACGGTGTTCTGGACCCAAACCACCATCTCCCTCGCACTGGCCCCAGATGGTTTAATGGACTCAGCGTGGTCTTAGATGCCCTCTTTGAACCAGGAGCTGAGCTAAGTGTTAAGGCCGTACTAAGGAGATGAATCCTATACCCAACCAAGCCTGCAGTCACAGTAGAAATGGAATAAGCTGTGCTAGAAAACATGACAAGcaagtaaaataaatcagaattCCTAAAAGTTACCAAGCAGAAGTCTCTTCACCACAGTGAGATTCTTTCTGTTTTAGAGATGGAGAAAGGCTTCGAGGTCCCATCCAGCTGAGCCCTAAAGATGGAGTGAGTTTCCAGGTGGAAAACAGGACGTGCTGACCACAGACCAGCGTGGAAAAGATCTAGAGGAAGGCGTGGCATTTTCTAGGAATGGTGGCAGAGCTGGTGAGCCTGGACTGCAGGGTTTGTgtgggaaaggagagaggaaaatttAGTGTGAGGCCAACTCCCGGGGCCTGGAGCTCACTCTGAGGAATGTAGAATTGGGGCAACGTTGTAGGAAAGCCATGGAAACTTTTTCTAAGTCCTGTAAATCACAGCGTGGAGGACACGACCTCTTTTACCTTCTGTTAAAACTGGCCAAGGGGTCAATGCCACAGAATTCAGGCTTGCAACATGGCCTCCCCTTCCTTCTTCAACCTTCCACGAGGGTAGGTGAAACCTCCCACCTCCCGACCTGCTTTTGTTTGGAATTGCCTTTGCTTGGCATCGGACATGGGGAACTGGGTTTCTTAAGTTCCCACAGGGTGCAGCACACTTTACAATGAGTTTACATCATGACTCCTCTAATCCTCGGAAAACAGAATTAATCACACCCATTTTATCCATGAAGCAGGTGAAGTAAAGGGTTTCACCCAAGGCCAGCATCTTAACGCAAGCTTGTCTGATTCTAGGCTCTTTGACACACTGAGACCCTGAACACATCCCAGGCTCTTGGAGAAACATTCTCACAGGATTCGGCTTCACAGGTTCCAGCCCCTAACGCAGTGCTTTCTTGACTGTGTGTTCTCTAGCAGGTCACTAAACATCTCTTGGCTTTCTCATGTCTAGATTAGAAACAGAATAAATGTCCCTTGCAAATCAATGTCAGGAACCTATGAGATCATGTATTGAAATGGATTTATGGTCCCATACACGCTAAACAAATACATATAAGCTATTAATTATCAAAGGAGTCTGTCTCGTTCAAATTTCAATAGTTCTGGCCCCAAGCTTTGCAGAAAGACTGAAGATTTTATCCAAGAATATATCACCACCTCACTTTCATTCCTCCAAACATCTGTTGGTAGAGAGCACGTTGAAGGAACTGCTAATATATTGAAGTATTTTAGTTCTCTCAGTTCCAAATAATTTCAC
The genomic region above belongs to Bos taurus isolate L1 Dominette 01449 registration number 42190680 breed Hereford chromosome 14, ARS-UCD2.0, whole genome shotgun sequence and contains:
- the SLA gene encoding src-like-adapter isoform X3 yields the protein MIRESETKKGFYSLSVRHRQVKHYRIFRLPNNWYYISPRLTFQCLEDLVNHYSEVADGLCCVLTTPCLTQTAAAPAVRDSDSPVTLRQKTFDWRRAIRQQEDSEGAESPIAVDESLFSYGLRESIASYLSLTGDDSTSFDRKKKSVSLMYSGSKRKSSFFSSPPYFED